One window of the Desulfofalx alkaliphila DSM 12257 genome contains the following:
- a CDS encoding DUF441 domain-containing protein, translated as MLVALLIIGIISRSNLIATAACVLLILKLSNLSFIFPLLERRGLELGLLFLLLAILIPMATGQITEKDFFYSFTSIPGIMAIIGGALATHLNQHGLKLLQINPEIIFGLVLGSIIGIVFFNGQPVGPLMAAGVAALFLEVFSYFNR; from the coding sequence ATGTTGGTGGCCCTGCTGATAATTGGCATCATATCCCGTTCTAACTTAATTGCCACCGCCGCATGTGTACTGCTAATTTTAAAACTGTCCAACCTCAGTTTTATCTTCCCACTGCTGGAAAGACGCGGCTTAGAACTTGGACTGCTGTTTTTGCTGTTGGCAATATTAATTCCCATGGCAACGGGCCAAATTACAGAAAAAGATTTTTTTTATAGTTTTACCTCAATCCCCGGCATCATGGCCATTATTGGCGGTGCCTTGGCCACCCACTTGAACCAGCACGGGTTAAAGCTGTTACAAATTAACCCTGAAATAATATTTGGCCTGGTGCTGGGCTCAATTATCGGCATTGTATTTTTCAACGGTCAGCCGGTGGGGCCGCTAATGGCTGCCGGCGTGGCTGCCTTGTTTCTAGAGGTTTTCAGTTATTTCAACCGCTAA
- a CDS encoding RluA family pseudouridine synthase codes for MPMLHRLQVGENEAGRRLDKYLAQEINNLTRTYIQSLLDDGLVTVNGAKTKASYKVQEGDTIVLEEPDPVELSIEPENIPLDICYEDSDILVVNKPQGMVVHPAEGNYTGTLVNALLYHCKELSRINGELRPGIVHRIDKDTSGLLVVAKNDSAHTHLAQQLKEHKVIRKYLALVHGNIKSDVGTIDAPIGRDPKERQRMAVVHKNSKAAVTHFTVKERFGRYTLVECQLETGRTHQIRVHMAYIKHPVVGDAKYGGQTKAFKLTGQLLHAMFLSFKHPRTGEQIEFKSPLPKHFLAAINKIRNQ; via the coding sequence ATGCCGATGTTGCATCGTTTGCAGGTTGGAGAAAATGAGGCCGGCCGGCGGCTGGACAAGTATTTGGCCCAGGAAATAAATAATCTCACTCGCACCTATATTCAATCTTTACTGGATGATGGTTTGGTAACGGTTAACGGCGCAAAGACAAAGGCCAGTTATAAAGTTCAAGAGGGTGACACCATTGTCTTGGAAGAGCCCGACCCGGTGGAGCTTTCCATTGAACCGGAAAACATACCCCTTGATATTTGTTATGAAGACAGCGATATTTTAGTGGTAAACAAGCCCCAGGGTATGGTGGTGCACCCGGCAGAGGGCAATTATACCGGCACCCTGGTGAACGCCTTGCTGTATCACTGCAAAGAACTTTCGCGCATCAACGGGGAATTGCGGCCGGGTATTGTGCACCGCATAGACAAAGATACCAGCGGCTTATTGGTGGTGGCTAAAAATGACAGTGCCCACACCCACTTGGCTCAGCAATTAAAAGAACACAAGGTGATTAGAAAGTACCTGGCCCTGGTACATGGAAATATAAAAAGTGATGTGGGTACCATCGATGCACCCATAGGTCGTGACCCCAAGGAACGCCAGCGCATGGCCGTTGTCCATAAGAATTCTAAGGCAGCGGTGACCCATTTTACTGTCAAAGAACGTTTTGGCCGCTATACATTGGTGGAGTGCCAATTGGAAACAGGGCGCACTCACCAAATCCGCGTTCATATGGCATATATAAAACACCCGGTGGTGGGTGATGCCAAATATGGCGGTCAAACCAAAGCTTTTAAATTAACAGGGCAGCTTTTACATGCCATGTTCTTAAGTTTTAAACACCCCCGCACCGGAGAACAAATTGAATTTAAGTCACCTTTACCAAAACATTTTCTGGCGGCAATTAATAAAATTAGAAACCAATGA
- a CDS encoding phosphosulfolactate synthase: MTEPRVTNCWLNILNFPLDGRSCKPRNDGLTMVIDKGMGLDETRDLLNLGGQYIDFLKLGFGTSALYAGDVLEEKINLVRSYGIDIYPGGTFFEVAVLQNKLEQYLETVKKLGFTAVEISDGTVDISAETRKRAINMAAEKELIVLTEVGKKDPRTRSPLSDLIRQVLSDLKYGAAKVIVEGRESGKGVGLYDSMGQLIVSEMEELITTLPDPSVLIWEAPIKEQQQELLLRFGSNVNLGNINAHEVLALEALRVGLRADTLKLVCR, from the coding sequence ATGACCGAGCCTCGGGTCACCAACTGCTGGCTAAATATTTTAAACTTTCCCCTGGATGGTCGCAGTTGTAAACCAAGAAATGACGGTTTAACAATGGTAATTGACAAGGGTATGGGGTTGGATGAAACAAGAGATTTGCTCAATTTAGGTGGGCAATACATCGATTTTCTAAAGCTTGGTTTTGGAACCTCTGCTCTCTATGCCGGTGATGTTTTAGAAGAAAAAATAAACCTTGTGCGTTCCTATGGCATAGATATATACCCAGGGGGTACCTTTTTCGAAGTGGCAGTGTTGCAAAATAAGCTTGAGCAGTATCTGGAAACAGTGAAGAAATTAGGATTTACTGCTGTGGAGATATCTGATGGCACAGTGGATATAAGTGCAGAAACAAGAAAAAGGGCCATCAACATGGCGGCAGAAAAGGAATTAATTGTGCTCACAGAGGTGGGCAAAAAAGATCCCCGTACCAGATCTCCCCTCAGTGATTTGATACGCCAGGTATTGTCTGATTTAAAATACGGTGCTGCCAAAGTCATTGTAGAGGGACGCGAATCCGGCAAAGGTGTTGGCCTATACGATTCCATGGGACAATTGATTGTTTCGGAAATGGAAGAGTTGATAACTACTTTACCGGATCCGTCGGTTTTAATTTGGGAGGCACCCATAAAGGAACAACAACAGGAACTGTTGTTGCGTTTTGGTTCAAATGTAAATCTTGGCAATATCAATGCCCATGAAGTATTGGCATTGGAAGCACTGCGCGTGGGATTACGGGCAGACACCTTAAAATTAGTATGTAGGTAA
- a CDS encoding MFS transporter, whose product MKTNKLTLAALAGVPLVMVLGNSLLIPVLPSIQNALNLTAVEVSLVITLFSIPAGLVIPLAGFLSDRYGRKIVIIPSLILYALGGVVAGLAAIFLKESAFYLILGGRVLQGIGAAGTAPIAMALCGDLWQGTERAKSLGIIEAANGMGKVISPVLGAAIGLIFWYAAFIFFPLVIIPVVLAMWFFVKEPEKQKEPPGLKSYLNSIKNIFKEKAPLLLSCFLAGASALSLIFGVLFFLSDYLERSLHLTGIIKGLALAVPVLFMSTTSYITGALIKKQVVLMKTLVVSGLVLIAISLAVLSFFDNIYIFYVSISMAGVGTGLVLPCLNMLITSATSSEERGMVTSLYNGVRFIGVALGPPAFGLLMGYGRPVMFWAAAGLAGVSAGISFFFIKIRAIKSSSQKEEQGEKEKDSEKRHKPSTEACEISGGGMLVYLSPKGDTTIIAQQPAKKPLDNYLEGQEVKNGEGNNQ is encoded by the coding sequence GTGGAAGTCAGTCTGGTAATTACATTATTTTCAATACCGGCCGGATTGGTAATCCCTCTGGCTGGTTTTTTGTCAGACCGTTACGGCCGCAAAATTGTCATTATACCGTCATTAATACTTTACGCCTTGGGAGGTGTAGTGGCCGGGCTGGCAGCAATTTTTTTAAAAGAAAGTGCCTTTTACCTGATTTTAGGCGGTCGGGTCCTGCAGGGCATTGGGGCTGCCGGTACTGCACCCATTGCCATGGCCCTGTGCGGCGATCTCTGGCAGGGCACAGAGCGAGCAAAATCATTGGGAATCATTGAAGCAGCCAACGGCATGGGTAAAGTTATCAGCCCGGTGCTAGGTGCAGCCATTGGTCTTATTTTTTGGTATGCGGCCTTTATATTCTTTCCCCTTGTAATCATCCCTGTGGTATTGGCCATGTGGTTTTTTGTAAAAGAACCGGAAAAACAAAAGGAACCGCCCGGCTTAAAATCATACCTTAATTCCATTAAAAATATTTTTAAAGAAAAAGCCCCCTTACTCTTATCCTGTTTTCTGGCCGGAGCTTCAGCCTTGTCTTTAATTTTTGGGGTATTGTTCTTTTTATCAGATTACCTGGAAAGATCCCTTCACTTGACTGGTATTATTAAGGGTCTTGCTTTGGCGGTACCGGTACTGTTCATGAGTACAACCTCCTATATCACCGGGGCTTTAATCAAAAAACAAGTGGTTTTAATGAAAACCTTAGTGGTGTCCGGTTTAGTGCTGATAGCAATTTCTTTGGCGGTGCTGTCCTTCTTTGATAACATCTACATATTTTATGTTTCCATATCAATGGCGGGGGTTGGCACCGGCTTAGTTTTACCTTGCTTGAACATGTTAATTACCAGTGCAACATCGTCAGAAGAAAGGGGTATGGTTACCTCCCTGTATAACGGCGTAAGGTTTATCGGCGTCGCCCTGGGACCGCCGGCCTTTGGTTTGCTAATGGGCTACGGCCGACCGGTGATGTTTTGGGCTGCCGCCGGTCTTGCCGGTGTCTCAGCGGGAATTTCATTTTTCTTTATTAAAATCAGGGCCATTAAAAGCTCATCCCAAAAAGAGGAGCAAGGTGAAAAGGAAAAGGATAGTGAAAAAAGGCATAAGCCCAGTACAGAAGCCTGCGAAATTTCCGGCGGTGGAATGTTAGTATACCTTTCACCTAAGGGAGATACCACAATAATAGCCCAACAGCCTGCTAAAAAACCCCTGGATAACTATTTAGAGGGGCAAGAGGTAAAAAATGGGGAAGGCAATAACCAGTAA
- the lspA gene encoding signal peptidase II, whose translation MRLVLTALVVLFLDLWSKYIVMTKLNLYQSIPVIENIFHITYIHNPGAAFGILANQTTVFIVVTVLVLLGIAFFYKHIKNEGLPVQLALGMVAGGAVGNLIDRIRYGEVVDFLDFRIWPVFNLADTFIVIGVAFLIYDILARPDIDKGEEAK comes from the coding sequence TTGAGATTAGTTCTTACTGCGCTGGTAGTATTATTTTTGGATTTATGGTCTAAATATATTGTAATGACTAAGCTGAACTTGTACCAGTCCATACCGGTAATAGAAAACATATTCCATATCACTTATATACATAATCCGGGAGCCGCCTTTGGTATTTTGGCTAACCAAACCACTGTTTTCATAGTGGTTACAGTATTGGTACTCTTGGGCATAGCCTTTTTTTATAAACATATTAAAAATGAAGGGTTGCCGGTACAGTTGGCCTTAGGTATGGTTGCAGGGGGTGCGGTGGGCAATTTAATTGACCGCATTCGTTATGGCGAGGTGGTTGATTTTTTAGATTTTCGCATCTGGCCCGTTTTTAACCTGGCGGATACCTTTATTGTAATCGGAGTGGCATTTTTAATATATGACATATTAGCAAGACCGGATATTGATAAGGGTGAGGAGGCAAAGTAA